Proteins found in one Paenibacillus sp. FSL R10-2782 genomic segment:
- a CDS encoding helicase DnaB, with translation MRMKNLLHYTENHRYCVYREFGLSALDELMLGSVYQPMVGAFAVSLYRLLFQHVPVGQIGYSPLEQQRRLFLTLGLEPSEKGRKYLIEQTSKLEAVGLLQTSRLYAPETDDYMYEYEMQPPLAPADFFRTQHLTLLLRDKIGKFAVLSLRESLWSSESAEWSQSSYNKENISIPFYELFELNTHVIDYELEQALSEVSSGRHNGTLAAESEEGLNYADIILRFPRESVNRKHVERLRFEHEQLGMVNYVVRKFDLSVQDISRLLDEDGIFTEAGDLLLDELQLRASQHSRQDRKRQEEQQVQAAKVVALRQREAANPEEPPAEQAVEMEFYVEVPPQFTAKCDIHQYNMMLRNEPYRRLLQTFFPGTVPGNLLDIFEKIDISYKLPGEVINVLIHYLMSLLVSGSDQRINRNFVEAVASNMLLKQVNTYEKAVQYIRDQAKVKGKQSAASPSGGRSRSYAKNSGPSKPSIPIVQDHPSEESVSEEELDELLRLAERMQSGKQKKV, from the coding sequence ATGCGGATGAAAAACCTGCTGCACTATACTGAGAACCACCGCTACTGCGTTTATCGGGAATTCGGCTTGAGCGCACTGGATGAATTGATGCTGGGAAGTGTCTATCAGCCGATGGTAGGCGCATTTGCGGTCAGCCTGTATCGGCTATTGTTCCAGCATGTGCCAGTCGGACAGATCGGTTATTCGCCGCTGGAGCAGCAGCGTCGTCTTTTTCTGACACTAGGGCTGGAGCCAAGCGAGAAGGGACGCAAGTATCTCATTGAACAGACCTCCAAGCTGGAGGCTGTCGGTCTGTTGCAGACGTCCAGGCTATATGCACCGGAAACGGATGATTATATGTATGAATATGAGATGCAGCCACCGCTTGCGCCTGCCGATTTTTTCAGAACGCAGCATCTTACTCTTTTGTTGAGAGACAAAATCGGCAAGTTTGCGGTGCTTTCTCTGCGAGAATCGCTGTGGAGCAGCGAATCTGCGGAATGGTCGCAATCTTCCTATAATAAAGAGAATATATCTATTCCGTTTTACGAGTTATTTGAGCTGAACACCCATGTCATTGATTACGAGTTGGAGCAGGCGCTGTCCGAGGTGTCTTCGGGTCGTCATAATGGGACTTTGGCCGCAGAGTCGGAGGAAGGGCTGAATTATGCAGACATCATTCTCCGTTTTCCACGCGAATCCGTTAATCGCAAGCATGTGGAACGCCTCCGCTTTGAGCACGAGCAGCTAGGCATGGTCAATTACGTTGTTCGCAAATTTGACTTATCTGTGCAGGACATCAGCCGCTTGCTGGATGAGGACGGTATCTTTACCGAAGCGGGCGATTTGCTGCTAGACGAGCTTCAACTCCGGGCCAGCCAGCATTCCAGACAGGATCGGAAGCGTCAGGAGGAACAGCAGGTGCAGGCCGCCAAAGTGGTTGCCTTGCGCCAGAGAGAAGCAGCCAATCCAGAAGAGCCGCCTGCGGAGCAAGCCGTGGAGATGGAATTTTATGTGGAGGTTCCACCACAATTCACAGCCAAGTGCGACATTCACCAATATAATATGATGCTGCGCAATGAGCCTTATCGACGTTTGCTGCAAACCTTTTTCCCGGGCACGGTTCCCGGTAACCTGCTGGATATATTCGAAAAGATTGATATCAGCTACAAGCTGCCCGGTGAAGTCATCAACGTACTTATCCATTATTTAATGTCCCTGCTGGTGTCAGGGAGCGATCAGCGGATCAACCGCAATTTTGTCGAGGCCGTTGCCTCCAACATGCTGCTAAAGCAGGTAAATACTTACGAAAAGGCCGTTCAATATATACGGGATCAGGCCAAGGTAAAAGGCAAGCAGTCCGCTGCTTCTCCTTCCGGTGGCCGTTCGCGGTCGTATGCCAAAAACAGCGGCCCATCCAAGCCATCCATTCCCATCGTACAGGATCATCCTTCCGAGGAATCCGTATCCGAGGAAGAACTGGATGAACTGCTGCGCCTGGCTGAACGAATGCAATCGGGTAAACAGAAAAAGGTGTAA
- the hemQ gene encoding hydrogen peroxide-dependent heme synthase, which translates to MNQHQPQQPPSTPNEVASTLEGWYALHDFRSINWTAWKTADDEERAGALDELQEFMKEWSVTEEAGLGSSAVYTVIGQKADFVMLHLRETLEDLNKLENEFNKTTFAKYTTKTYSYVSVVELSNYLSKDEDPMQNPQIVARLKPVLNKARYICFYPMNKKRDLDDNWYMLSMDERRTLMRSHGLIGRSYAGRVKQIISGSIGFDDWEWGVTLFSDDALQFKKLIYEMRFDEVSARYGEFGSFYVGSVLNEETFEDMLKL; encoded by the coding sequence GTGAACCAACATCAACCTCAACAACCCCCATCAACGCCAAATGAAGTAGCATCCACGCTGGAAGGCTGGTATGCACTTCACGATTTCCGATCCATCAACTGGACCGCATGGAAAACAGCAGACGATGAAGAACGCGCCGGAGCGCTGGACGAGCTCCAAGAGTTTATGAAGGAATGGAGTGTTACCGAGGAAGCAGGTCTAGGCAGCTCTGCCGTATATACTGTAATCGGACAAAAGGCTGATTTTGTGATGTTGCATCTACGCGAAACGCTGGAAGACCTCAACAAACTCGAAAATGAGTTTAACAAAACAACCTTTGCCAAATATACGACTAAAACCTACTCTTACGTGAGTGTGGTCGAGCTGAGCAACTATTTGAGCAAGGACGAAGATCCGATGCAAAATCCGCAAATTGTTGCACGTCTGAAGCCTGTTTTGAACAAGGCTCGATATATTTGCTTCTATCCGATGAACAAAAAACGCGATCTGGACGACAACTGGTATATGCTTTCGATGGATGAGCGCCGCACTCTGATGCGCAGTCACGGTTTGATCGGACGCAGCTATGCTGGCAGAGTGAAGCAAATCATTTCCGGTTCTATCGGCTTCGACGATTGGGAATGGGGTGTCACGCTGTTCTCCGATGATGCCCTTCAATTCAAGAAGCTGATCTACGAAATGCGTTTTGACGAAGTCAGCGCCCGTTACGGCGAGTTCGGCTCCTTCTATGTCGGCAGCGTCCTGAACGAAGAAACATTTGAAGACATGTTAAAGCTATAA